Part of the Oerskovia paurometabola genome is shown below.
ACGACGAGGGGCGCTGGAACGCGGTACGCGGACTCCTCGACGAGGTGTGGTTCGTGGAGCTTCCCGACGAGACCCGGGTCGAGCGTCTCGTGGCCCGCCACGTCCGGCACGGCAGGTCGCTCGCTGCCGCGCGGGACTGGGTGCTCGGCTCCGACGAGACCAACGCCCGGCTGGTGGCCTCGACGCGGGACCGGGCCGACGTCGTCGTGCATCCCTGAGCACCGCCCCCGTCCCGCGCGGACACCCTGCTCGGGGGCAACGGCTACCGTGGTGGCCGTGCCCACCCCGACGACCCCCCGTGTCCCGCCGCGTCGCCGACGGATCCCGTTCCAGCCGCTGCCCGTGCGGGACGGGCTCAACGCGACGCGCGTCGTCCTGCCGGGGAACGGTGACGGCAGCGAGGGGGCGCCCCGGTGGGAGACCGTCCTCGACCACCTGATCCACCGCTTCCCCGACGACGAGCCGCGCCTGCGGGAGAAGGTCGACGCGGGCGAGGTCGTCGACCACCTGGGCCGACCCGTGACCGCCGAGACGCCCTTCGCGCAGCACGCGCGCGTCTTCCTCTACCGGGACCCGCCCGTCGAGACGCGTGTACCTTTCGAGATCGAGATGCTGTACCAGGACGACGACCTGGTCGTGGTCGACAAGCCGCACTTCCTGGCGAGCATCCCGCGGGGGGCGTTCATCGCGGAGTCCGCGCTCGTGCGGCTGCGCCGAGACCTCGACCTGCCCGAGCTCTCGCCCGCCCACCGCCTCGACCGCGTCACCGGCGGGGTCCTGGTACTGACCGTACGACCCGAGGTCCGCGGTCCGTACCAGACGCTCTTCGCCGAGCGTCGCGTGACCAAGGTCTACGAGGCCGTCGCGGGCGTCGACCCGGGGCTCGAGCTCCCGCGCGTCGTGCGCAGCCGCATCCACAAGGAGCGCGGCGTCATGCGTGCGTTCGAGGTGCCCGGCGAGCCGAACTCCGAGAGCCTCGTCGAGCTCCTGGACACGCGGGAGGTCGCGGTCGGCTCGGGTCAGGGGGAACCCAGCACGCTCGGCCTCTACCGCCTGACGCCGCACACCGGCAAGACCCACCAGCTCCGGCTGCACATGAACTCGCTCGGTCTGCCGATCCTGCACGACAACTTCTACCCGACGTTCTACGACGTGCGCCCCGACGACTTCGGTCGGCCCCTCCAGCTCGTCTCGCGCTCGATCGAGTTCGTCGACCCCCTCAGCGGGAAGCAGCGGCGGTTCGAGACCACGCGCCCCCTCCAGGAGTGGCCCTAGGTCCGAAGGCGTCACCGTCGGCGGTGCCCCCGCAGGCGGGTGAAGGAACCGGTGAGAGAATCGGTGACCGTGAGCCCCTTCAGCGACCCCAGGCACGGATCCGCGGACGACGTCACCCCTCTCACGGCGGCCGGTGCCCCACGCCCCGCCGACTACTTCCCCGCGCGCGCGGTGATCGACCTGGGCGCGATCCGCTCGAACGTCGAGGCGCTCGCGTCCCGCGCGAGCACCGCGCAGGTCATGGCCGTCGTCAAGGCCGACGCGTACGGTCACGGCCTGCTGCCGAGCGCCCGCGCGGCGCTCGCGGGCGGTGCCACGTGGCTCGGCACGGCCCAGGTCTCCGAGGCGCTCGCGCTGCGCGCCGCGGGTGTCCGCCCCGACCAGGCGCGCATCCTGACGTGGCTGTACGCGCCGGGCGCACCGCTCCAGGCGCTGGTCGAGGCCGAGATCGACGTCTCGGTCGCCTCGGTGTGGGCCCTCCAGGAGCTCGCCGAGGCGGCGCGCGCGGCCGGTCGCCCGGCCCGCGCGCACCTCAAGATCGACACGGGGCTGGGCCGCAACGGGATCATGCCGGACCAGCTTCCTGCGGCGCTCGACGCCGCGCTGCGGGCCGAGGCCGAGGGCGTGCTGAGCGTCGTCGGGATCTGGTCGCACTTCGCGTTCGCGGACGAGCCCGAGCACCCGACCGTCCTGCGCCAGGTCGAGGTCTTCGACGACGCGGTCCGCACGGCCGAGAGCGCGGGCGCCCGGTTCGAGGTGCGCCACCTCGCGAACTCCGCGGCGACCCTGACGAACCCGCGCGTGCACTACGACCTCGTTCGTCCGGGTCTCGCGGTGTACGGCCTCTCGCCGGTCCCGCAGCTCGGGACGCCCGACGACTTCGGCCTGACCCCGGCCATGACGCTCGAGGCCGAGCTCGCGACGGTCAAGCGCGTCCCGGAGGGCCAGGGCGTGTCGTACGCGCACGCCTACACGACGTCGCAGGCGACGGTCCTCGGCGTGGTGCCCCTGGG
Proteins encoded:
- the alr gene encoding alanine racemase, which gives rise to MIDLGAIRSNVEALASRASTAQVMAVVKADAYGHGLLPSARAALAGGATWLGTAQVSEALALRAAGVRPDQARILTWLYAPGAPLQALVEAEIDVSVASVWALQELAEAARAAGRPARAHLKIDTGLGRNGIMPDQLPAALDAALRAEAEGVLSVVGIWSHFAFADEPEHPTVLRQVEVFDDAVRTAESAGARFEVRHLANSAATLTNPRVHYDLVRPGLAVYGLSPVPQLGTPDDFGLTPAMTLEAELATVKRVPEGQGVSYAHAYTTSQATVLGVVPLGYADGIPRHASGALPERPGGPVLVGGPVDEAGGVDGTGRVLHVAGRVCMDQFVLDLGPYAAEQAGDVVTLFGPGTGLARGGAPTAEDWALAAGTISYEITTRLGARVPRVYRDGGASGPTADLTTGASGALGTPAAVRPDRAQDHTLRERTHDDQEWLS
- a CDS encoding pseudouridine synthase — its product is MPTPTTPRVPPRRRRIPFQPLPVRDGLNATRVVLPGNGDGSEGAPRWETVLDHLIHRFPDDEPRLREKVDAGEVVDHLGRPVTAETPFAQHARVFLYRDPPVETRVPFEIEMLYQDDDLVVVDKPHFLASIPRGAFIAESALVRLRRDLDLPELSPAHRLDRVTGGVLVLTVRPEVRGPYQTLFAERRVTKVYEAVAGVDPGLELPRVVRSRIHKERGVMRAFEVPGEPNSESLVELLDTREVAVGSGQGEPSTLGLYRLTPHTGKTHQLRLHMNSLGLPILHDNFYPTFYDVRPDDFGRPLQLVSRSIEFVDPLSGKQRRFETTRPLQEWP